A single window of Vicia villosa cultivar HV-30 ecotype Madison, WI unplaced genomic scaffold, Vvil1.0 ctg.001519F_1_1, whole genome shotgun sequence DNA harbors:
- the LOC131635619 gene encoding glyoxylase I 4-like: MLNTLDHSMCLYITHCFFSSIIIIHTHSSSIIFSFGINFECRVRENNRKMGNIGKIANNVDAESSKVVMPLPLLSMNHVSFVCRNVQESVKFYVNILGFVLIKRPSSFKFQGAWLFNYGIGIHLLESDKVAVRRGEINPKENHISFQCSDMKIIMDKLDGMKIEYVRAVVEEGGIEVDQVFFHDPDGYMIEICNCQNLPVLPISACPLNQPNNRKIQAPVPFEGKKCSAQESLLMMEKLMIDLFWISI; encoded by the exons ATGTTGAATACCCTAGATCATAGCATGTGCCTTTATATAACGCATTGCTTCTTCAGCAGCATAATAATCATTCACACACACAGTAGTAGTATAATATTTTCCTTTGGCATTAATTTTGAGTGTAGAGTGAGAGAGAATAACAGAAAGATGGGCAATATAGGAAAGATAGCGAATAATGTAGATGCAGAATCATCAAAAGTAGTAATGCCTTTACCTCTACTTTCAATGAACCATGTCTCTTTTGTATGTAGGAATGTACAAGAATCTGTGAAATTCTATGTAAATATACTCGGATTTGTCCTTATTAAGAGACCATCTTCTTTCAAATTTCAAGGAGCTTG GTTATTCAACTATGGCATTGGCATTCACCTGCTAGAGTCAGATAAAGTTGCAGTGAGAAGAGGAGAGATCAACCCGAAAGAAAATCATATTTCGTTTCAGTGCTCAGACATGAAGATTATAATGGACAAGCTTGATGGAATGAAGATTGAATATGTGAGAGCAGTTGTGGAAGAAGGTGGAATTGAAGTTGATCAAGTGTTCTTTCATGATCCAGATGGTTATATGATTGAAATATGCAACTGCCAAAATCTACCTGTACTTCCTATTTCAGCTTGTCCTCTAAACCAACCCAATAATAGAAAAATTCAAGCACCAGTACCCTTTGAAGGAAAGAAATGTTCTGCACAGGAGTCTTTGTTGATGATGGAGAAATTGATGATAGATTTGTTTTGGATTTCAATATGA
- the LOC131635635 gene encoding uncharacterized protein At5g49945-like translates to MANPKLLFFFFFFSLCISTFVLSDSHFEGFEAEDDEAEFEESSIDPASLRSPPSQSLSTDPNPNPNPNPNPSPPSDLPKSTPPSATTFDFWDDDEFEGLPTEPHPDLHTPIADPKSTDGNTNTTSSNDNVKPPPRSFTVEIICGSFLITFAINYFTGKKENENIALSWASQFAAKDSIFEKNFSLLGIGDGGDDTPLLLKEGQTTFKFYASGRRYCQGLLATLELKSRHDLIARIYNLVVPAKDEITFEVYMNDDAMDHVVFAMARKKAAKAMHKDFRDLQRFATIMTPPTSRKWVTDDLAVISESREVASDLITDALIDQVFGDKAFEKFGKGLISVHFSDNHPGIHKKALLFKFVLPAAKNMADMTRLVALVPYYIDLIGRYKLSSQARSKTETARQKVAQEVQKELRNIQQEAMQRRKAERKKMLEEAEAKLGAEAIRKKEAKERARQMKKSMPRMKMSRGA, encoded by the exons ATGGCAAATCCAAaactcttattcttcttcttcttcttctcactaTGCATCTCCACCTTCGTTCTCTCCGATTCCCACTTCGAAGGCTTTGAAGCTGAAGACGACGAAGCCGAATTCGAAGAATCTTCCATCGATCCAGCTTCTCTCCGATCACCTCCCTCTCAATCTCTTTCCACCGATCCCAATCCCAAccctaaccctaaccctaatcctTCTCCACCGTCCGATCTTCCCAAATCAACACCTCCCTCAGCTACAACCTTCGATTTCTGGGACGACGATGAATTCGAAGGTCTCCCCACTGAACCACATCCTGACCTACATACTCCAATCGCCGATCCCAAATCCACCGATGGGAACACCAACACCACTTCCTCTAACGACAACGTCAAGCCTCCTCCACGTTCCTTCACTGTTGAAATCATCTGTGGAAGCTTTCTGATTACGTTCGCGATCAATTACTTCACCGGGAAGAAGGAGAACGAGAACATAGCACTTTCATGGGCTTCACAGTTCGCTGCTAAAGACTCGATTTTCGAGAAGAATTTCAGTCTTTTAGGGATCGGTGATGGCGGTGACGACACTCCTTTGTTGTTGAAAGAAGGGCAGACGACTTTCAAGTTTTATGCTAGTGGGAGAAGATACTGTCAAGGGCTGTTGGCGACGTTGGAGTTGAAGAGTCGGCACGATCTCATTGCGAGGATTTATAATCTGGTGGTTCCTGCTAAGGATGAGATTACTTTCGAGGTTTATATGAATGATGATGCTATGGATCATGTGGTTTTTGCTATGGCTAGGAAGAAGGCTGCCAAAGCTATGCATAAGGATTTCAGGGATTTGCAGAGGTTTGCTACTATTATGACTCCTCCTACTTCCAGGAAGTGGGTTACCGATGATCTTGCAGTTATTTCTGAGTCCAGGGAagttgcttctgatttgatcacTGATGCTCTCATTGATCAG GTTTTTGGTGACAAGGCTTTTGAAAAATTTGGAAAAGGATTAATTTCAGTGCATTTCTCTGACAATCACCCTGGTATCCACAAGAAAGCGCTGCTGTTCAAGTTTGTTCTTCCCGCTGCTAAAAATATGGCTGATATGACTCGACTGGTGGCTCTTGTTCCATATTATATTGACCTGATTGGAAGATATAAATTGAGTTCTCAG GCTCGGTCTAAGACAGAAACTGCACGACAAAAGGTTGCTCAGGAGGTACAGAAAGAACTTCGAAACATCCAACAAGAGGCCATGCAAAGAAGAAAGGCAGAGAGGAAAAAGATGTTGGAGGAGGCTGAAGCAAAGCTCGGTGCAGAGGCCATTCGAAAGAAAGAAGCAAAAGAACGTGCTCGCCAAATGAAAAAGTCAATGCCAAGGATGAAAATGTCCCGTGGTGCCTAA
- the LOC131635611 gene encoding F-box/FBD/LRR-repeat protein At4g00160-like produces MHRRVISEADKICGWPEKVLCREEISKPDKISDLPEEVLGRILSFLTTKKAVSTGILSKRWINLWKLCDSIDFIGIEADSFEDSVNSVLDSPDAVGSRFIKDFSLDCTPTCLHVHNLFKWINFLVQCKIQNLLIHIDLDEIGYHLRPKLPSSIFASKTLVRLELWWFCLEGFAFSSVGFPSLKILHLRGIIFPEPQGAREFLLLLSASPILEDLEVCYVLLGCMEEEESVIFQEFRSLRLPKLTTATISYSPWSCIPLEALTSSKSLCLGYLLSHQAYKVNQPQGPIFHNLTSLELHNSWELVGKVLHQCPKLQNLKLYEDCHGIREGMKREFLEDYPESWVDPECVPQCLLSQLRSCTIESILFLMLPTYILKNARILQSMKIEIPCKIKQRRMSLCPKASPTCELIVYG; encoded by the exons ATGCATCGACGTGTAATTTCCGAAGCAGATAAGATCTGCGGTTGGCCAGAAAAAGTTCTATGTCGCGAAGAGATTTCCAAACCAGATAAGATCAGCGATTTACCGGAAGAAGTTCTAGGTCGCATTCTCTCTTTTCTTACCACCAAAAAGGCGGTTTCCACAGGCATACTGAGCAAGAGGTGGATTAATCTATGGAAATTGTGTGATAGTATTGATTTCATCGGCATCGAAGCTGATAGCTTCGAAGATTCAGTCAACTCCGTTTTGGATTCGCCAGACGCTGTTGGCTCTCGTTTCATCAAAGATTTCTCCCTGGACTGTACTCCCACTTGTCTCCACGTGCACAATCTATTCAAATGGATCAATTTTCTTGTTCAATGCAAAATCCAAAACCTTCTTATTCATATAGATTTGGATGAAATTGGTTATCATTTGCGACCAAAATTGCCCTCTAGTATTTTCGCTAGCAAAACTCTTGTAAGGCTCGAACTCTGGTGGTTTTGCCTAGAGGGTTTTGCTTTTTCTTCGGTTGGATTTCCCTCGCTCAAAATCCTTCATTTGAGAGGGATTATTTTTCCTGAGCCCCAAGGAGCTAGAGAATTTTTGCTGCTTCTGTCTGCAAGTCCAATTCTCGAGGATTTAGAGGTATGTTATGTATTGTTGGGTTGTATGGAGGAGGAGGAGTCCGTCATCTTCCAGGAATTTAGAAGTTTAAGGTTACCCAAATTGACTACAGCAACTATCAGTTATAGTCCGTGGTCATGCATACCGCTGGAAGCACTCACTAGTTCCAAGTCTTTGTGCTTAGGCTATTTACTGTCTCACCAAGCATACAAG GTGAATCAACCCCAGGGCCCTATCTTTCATAATTTGACCTCCCTCGAGCTCCACAATAGTTGGGAATTGGTTGGAAAAGTGCTCCACCAGTGCCCcaagcttcaaaatctcaaacTTTACGAG GACTGTCATGGGATAAGGGAAGGAATGAAGAGAGAATTTCTTGAAGATTATCCAGAAAGTTGGGTGGATCCGGAGTGTGTGCCACAATGCCTTTTATCGCAACTTAGAAGTTGCACTATTGAGAGCATTCTATTCCTTATGTTACCAACATATATTTTGAAGAATGCAAGAATTTTACAATCCATGAAAATCGAAATCCcgtgcaaaataaaacaaagaagaaTGTCTCTATGCCCAAAGGCCTCTCCAACATGTGAACTCATAGTTTATGGATAA
- the LOC131635636 gene encoding glyoxylase I 4-like gives MPLPLLSMNHVSFVCRSVQESVKFYENVLGFVLIKRPSSFKFQGAWLFNYGIGIHLLESDKVAVKRGEINPKENHISFQCSDMKIIMNKLDGMKIEYVKAVVEEGGIEVDQVFFHDPDGYMIEICNCQNLPVIPISTNRTNQAPSFYREGKHCSSAEDALLMMEKLMIDLLRISI, from the exons ATGCCTCTTCCTCTGCTTTCAATGAACCATGTCTCTTTTGTTTGTAGGAGTGTGCAAGAATCTGTGAAATTCTATGAAAATGTCCTCGGATTTGTCCTTATTAAGAGACCATCTTCTTTCAAATTTCAAGGAGCTTG GTTATTCAATTATGGCATTGGAATTCACCTACTAGAGTCGGATAAAGTTGCAGTGAAAAGAGGAGAGATCAACCCGAAAGAAAATCATATTTCGTTTCAGTGCTCAGACATGAAGATTATAATGAACAAGCTTGATGGAATGAAGATTGAATATGTGAAAGCAGTTGTGGAAGAAGGTGGAATTGAAGTTGATCAAGTGTTCTTTCATGATCCAGATGGTTATATGATTGAAATATGCAATTGCCAAAATCTACCTGTAATTCCTATTTCCACTAATAGAACTAATCAAGCTCCATCCTTTTATA GAGAAGGAAAACACTGTTCTTCTGCAGAAGATGCTTTGTTGATGATGGAGAAATTGATGATAGATTTGTTAAGGATTTCAATATAA